One Streptomyces sp. RPA4-2 genomic window carries:
- a CDS encoding LysE family translocator encodes MDAQLIAFTGVAAGMVAMPGADFTVVVRNALVSRRAGVACALGVAGGLLLHTTLAVAGVAAVLAAVPALFRTLQLLGGAYVLYLGVRTLDGLRRQRDPEPGRERPVVSGGTLSGEAVAAGPGDGSRPLRQGFVTNALNPKAPITFLSLLPQFVPAGSPAMPRTLVLALIVVAVALVWFPAVALLVDRLGRWLRRPRAARAVEAVTGSALTVLGLVLLLEPLTA; translated from the coding sequence ATGGACGCACAGCTCATCGCCTTCACCGGAGTGGCCGCGGGAATGGTCGCCATGCCCGGCGCGGACTTCACCGTCGTCGTGCGCAACGCGCTCGTCTCCCGCCGGGCCGGGGTGGCGTGCGCGCTCGGGGTCGCGGGCGGGCTTCTCCTGCACACGACGCTGGCCGTCGCCGGTGTGGCCGCCGTCCTCGCGGCCGTGCCCGCGCTGTTCCGGACGCTGCAGCTCCTCGGCGGCGCCTACGTGCTGTACCTGGGGGTACGGACGCTGGACGGTCTGCGACGGCAGCGGGACCCGGAGCCGGGCCGGGAGCGCCCGGTGGTGTCCGGCGGGACGCTGTCCGGCGAGGCCGTGGCCGCCGGCCCTGGGGACGGGAGCCGTCCGCTGCGGCAGGGCTTCGTCACCAACGCGCTCAACCCGAAGGCGCCGATCACCTTCCTGAGCCTGCTGCCGCAGTTCGTGCCCGCGGGCAGCCCCGCGATGCCCCGCACCCTGGTGCTGGCCCTGATCGTGGTGGCCGTCGCCCTGGTGTGGTTCCCGGCGGTCGCCCTGCTGGTCGACCGGCTCGGCCGGTGGCTGCGCAGGCCGCGTGCCGCCCGCGCCGTGGAGGCGGTCACCGGGAGCGCGCTCACGGTGCTCGGCCTGGTGCTCCTCCTGGAGCCCCTGACGGCCTGA
- a CDS encoding LysR family transcriptional regulator, translated as MYDPTRLAALVAVAEAGSITRAAERLGYSPPALSQQLAKLEREAGASLLVRSHRGARLTDAGELLVARARRVLDEMERARHELARLTGLSGGTLRLGTFQTAGIHLLPPVLSAFRRAHPDVELTVANYEPPDGVSAVAAGEVDLALTHTYEPADPVPLPSSVHAEPVLVEELVLVTAPGHVLADGAARLPLSGLAGQPLISMAPDHPPRQGVEAALARVGATPAVRVESPGYALVCALVSAGLGVAVVPEMVARTAATPVGLRLLEPGDLRRTISVVHRTDRQAPAAEAFRALLRGVFGRATR; from the coding sequence ATGTACGACCCGACACGGCTGGCGGCCCTGGTGGCGGTGGCCGAGGCGGGATCCATCACCCGGGCGGCCGAACGCCTCGGTTACAGCCCACCCGCCCTCTCCCAGCAGCTCGCCAAGCTGGAACGGGAGGCGGGCGCGTCCCTGCTGGTGCGGTCCCACCGCGGGGCGCGGCTCACGGACGCGGGCGAGCTGCTCGTGGCACGGGCCCGCCGGGTGCTCGACGAGATGGAGCGGGCCCGGCACGAACTGGCCCGCCTGACCGGCCTGTCGGGCGGTACCCTGCGGCTCGGCACCTTCCAGACGGCGGGCATCCATCTGCTGCCGCCGGTGCTCAGCGCCTTCCGCCGGGCCCACCCCGACGTGGAACTCACGGTCGCGAACTACGAGCCCCCGGACGGTGTCTCGGCGGTCGCGGCGGGCGAGGTGGATCTCGCGCTGACGCACACCTACGAGCCCGCGGACCCGGTGCCCCTCCCCTCGTCGGTACACGCGGAGCCGGTGCTGGTCGAGGAGCTGGTGCTCGTGACCGCTCCAGGACATGTCCTCGCGGACGGTGCGGCCCGGCTGCCGCTTTCCGGACTTGCCGGACAGCCGCTGATCAGCATGGCTCCGGACCATCCGCCCCGGCAGGGTGTGGAGGCCGCGCTGGCCCGGGTCGGGGCCACCCCGGCCGTGCGGGTCGAGAGCCCCGGGTACGCCCTGGTGTGCGCGCTGGTCAGTGCGGGGCTCGGGGTCGCGGTGGTGCCGGAGATGGTGGCCAGGACGGCGGCGACCCCGGTGGGGCTGCGGCTGCTGGAACCGGGAGATCTGCGCCGTACGATCTCCGTCGTCCACCGGACCGACCGGCAGGCACCCGCGGCCGAGGCCTTCCGGGCCCTGCTGCGCGGTGTGTTCGGGCGTGCCACGCGGTAG